In Planococcus citri chromosome 4, ihPlaCitr1.1, whole genome shotgun sequence, the genomic window ttaaaaaaaataattaccttcTATTGGACCATTTATCGTGTAAACCGAATGGCTTAGTATTGATATTTTTGCCTTGAATTTGAATCTTTATTCGTGATCTATAAGCCCAAGTGAATCTACgctaaaaattacataataaatAACACGATGGTCAATACGTCATGTTTTCAGTAAATTTGTGCAAATATTACGTGCACTGATAATACCAACGTAAACTACTCAAATTGCGATAGTATAATACGTACGAAGCGCAACGTAATATACCGATTGATGAAATACAGTCGAATAGATACCTGTTTAATTTCATTGATGGTTTTAGAAATTTCATCCGAACAAGCTTTTGGAAGACACAGATATCCGGTTGATCTCTCCGGGAATGAATTAAAACCGAACACCGGCTTCGACTGATCAGCTACCTTATTGGCTGCCATAAGAAAAGTGCCATCTCCACCAACGCTCATAATTGTGTCAGCCCAGTCTATTAACTCTTTTGGACGTTCATACCTGAAATAAGATACGAATCATTTGAAAGCTCGTAACGTAAAATGTGAAATACAGCTTGAGAATATTCTCACCTGTCTACAATTTTCACTTCAACGTTGGATTTCTCCAAATATTTGATCAGCTCTTTCTCGAATTTCTTGTGTTGTTCGTGGGATCGCAATAAATACGCACTGCCTCGTTCCAACAGCAATTCTCGCATATGCGCATCGTCTGAATTCGAGTAGTAATTTTGTTCGGCCTCAAAACGAGTTGTTTTTGAAACGAGTAATACTTTTTGTAGATTGTAGTCTTCTACCGAGGCCGCATTTTGAGATAATCCTGCGAAATGCGTTTTATTAGATCGTGTATTAGGAGAATAAAACGAACAATATTACGGTCTAATGAATGCTTACCAGTCATGCTTCGTTTCAACAGTCGGAAACCTATAAACCGAAACAGatacattcaaaaattattattttcaacaccaaaaaaaaaaaaaacggagaaTGATATTCTACGTGCAACAAATCAATACAGAAAATAAACACTCGATATCTTCACGTGATAGTGTTGCTGATTAATGATACCTACCATTCTTTGTCATGTAATTCAAAATGTTATTCATTAACGTAATTAACAAATAAAGTGTATTCTAATGTAGATAACGGAACACTTGACCCATAAACCTTACGAAATAGATATTGTATGCGTGAGAAAGATATCACTAACGCGAAACCGTAGAGACTCCAGAATTGAAAGGAAATTACAATGAACTGTAAGAGTAGTAATTTATCATTTATAGAAAAACTTACTGGTGAACAATTTCATTCAGCCGCTCACTTCGTAGTATAAGACTTTTTCCCCTGAACTAAGAAGGGCTTtagataaattttcgaaaatttcatcctcagaattcaatttatcaGAACCAGAAGATGAGAAGAACTTTCTCAACTTTCTTATGTaatatgtactatgtatgtTCATTTTGTTGTATTCTTCCAAGTTCCAACATCCAACAGTTCCAACCAATCACGCAATTCGCACTTGACAGCAAAGTAGTCGCCATCTAGCGGTCGAAACAGAACTACAACGAAACTAGGATATAATTTTTCGTTACATGTATTCTTATGggagatttgcgattttcaaaaattaattaaaaatcgtgtaattatcgtaggagtgtaatttttacttcaaatgaatgtttaattcttctactttttgagaaaatttattacaatctcTTAAACAtggtttttcttgcaaaaaaattgcaccacaTTTACAACGTATTTGCATTGTTTATTGTATcctgaaatgctgaaaaacataggaagtgcaaagcaattttttcacaagaaaaacaatgtttaagaaattgtaataaattttctcaaaaagtagaagaattaaacattcatttgaagtaaaaattacactcctacaataattacacgatttttaattaatttttgaaaatcgcaaatctcccataagaatacatgtaatgaaaaatgttatcCTAGTTTCATTGCTCGTAGCGGCGCGTAGCAGCGCTATCTATTGGGACTGTCAACTGCGAATCAGGCATGAACCCACAGTAACTCAACTAGCGTTCGCATAGGTTCACATTCGCATTCGTGATCGTGAACGCAAACCCGGCAAACGGAACGCTTTCTTTTTTGCAAGAACGCGAACGTGACGAAACGTGAACGTGAACGCGTtctttattcaaatttgaaatttttcgaaaaatatatcAGGACGAGGGGAGGGGTGCTTCGCGGGTAAAACTCCGTCGTCGCCGATTGGAAGCTATTTcgattttcaagtcaatttagAGTAGGTAGAGTTTATTTTTCCGTCTTATTcttaatttgttaatttttcctgaaacttgtgaaaaaaaaacactggtaAACTTTAGCATTTGGAAACGCAATAACCCAACCAAATGACtcataataattaatattcagTGTTTCgtcacaattttcaaacattcgttTCTCAGGCTCTCAGCTTCGACTTCGAGAATAACTTCCTCCAATGACCATCTTCtataaaaatgggaaaacttGGCGTAAGTATGCTCGATCCGTCGATCGGCTCGAAACCATTTGCAATCGACTCAAAAGGTCGAAAAAATGGTGtacattgaatttcagctttctctttcaattaaaccaaattttgatattttttccaagttaaagttgaaattttaaaaatcaaataattaccATTACGTATTGTCAGAAATTTGGAATTGTGAGGTATTTTCCGATTCTCTTCAGATTTTCACGAAATAAAAAAGAAGTTCGAgttttttttgcctaattttaaGAAATAATGAAActaattcaagaaaatttattacacaccataattcaatttcatgagaaaacaaataaaaaagtatgaaaattcttagataaaaaatgtacttaccaATATAATTCCAAACAGAAATGAAAGATTTAGGACATTTAGGTACATACTTCATcataattgaataataataaaatatataggtaagtactatAACAAAGAAATAGATTAAAATCAGCTCaattatttgtttgaaaaaaatgaatgcagtAAACCTACAATTGCCTTCACTATCTCACAATAATTGAAGTAATATCCAtgtagaatttcaaattgaacatTAACTATTACTAGTTCAAATTGCGCAATCActagtttaaaaataaaataaaatttcacataatATCACATACAAGTTAACGATTATAATGATAAATGTAAATCACAGTAATTATAcatagatc contains:
- the Nadk2 gene encoding NAD kinase 2, mitochondrial isoform X1 — encoded protein: MNNILNYMTKNGFRLLKRSMTGLSQNAASVEDYNLQKVLLVSKTTRFEAEQNYYSNSDDAHMRELLLERGSAYLLRSHEQHKKFEKELIKYLEKSNVEVKIVDRYERPKELIDWADTIMSVGGDGTFLMAANKVADQSKPVFGFNSFPERSTGYLCLPKACSDEISKTINEIKQRRFTWAYRSRIKIQIQGKNINTKPFGLHDKWSNRRTHIDQNNSPDKTNKTDDTFDVPYLALNEVFIAENSPATVSYLDVSVDDGEYITTKSSGMCICTGSGSSSWNYTMNRISEDVVRKLFSISGHNNDNIDEIVEKYNSSLRFNSDDDRIDYTIRDMIPMPCWPKMPNLPPKAFAKKIAIRSQCREGSIVIDGGYSYAFNAGATVILQTDPTRKLKTIRLNDPVLCPDDC
- the Nadk2 gene encoding NAD kinase 2, mitochondrial isoform X2, yielding MKLFTSFRLLKRSMTGLSQNAASVEDYNLQKVLLVSKTTRFEAEQNYYSNSDDAHMRELLLERGSAYLLRSHEQHKKFEKELIKYLEKSNVEVKIVDRYERPKELIDWADTIMSVGGDGTFLMAANKVADQSKPVFGFNSFPERSTGYLCLPKACSDEISKTINEIKQRRFTWAYRSRIKIQIQGKNINTKPFGLHDKWSNRRTHIDQNNSPDKTNKTDDTFDVPYLALNEVFIAENSPATVSYLDVSVDDGEYITTKSSGMCICTGSGSSSWNYTMNRISEDVVRKLFSISGHNNDNIDEIVEKYNSSLRFNSDDDRIDYTIRDMIPMPCWPKMPNLPPKAFAKKIAIRSQCREGSIVIDGGYSYAFNAGATVILQTDPTRKLKTIRLNDPVLCPDDC